The following are from one region of the Anaeropeptidivorans aminofermentans genome:
- a CDS encoding MATE family efflux transporter: MLFQAKSSFKENIKKMNIFAFPLIIQFTLNYIIGLIDQAFIGRISTEAFGAVGVVNSFLYMIGGIFGSLAVVLNIRAGNEIGLGRDEEFNYEFKSSFILSAFIGIVFFIFIHIFKSPILIFLYGFEGEALKAGADFFTYMSPYLLLQMLIFVFNQYFKVKDNTKWLLYGSLIASIINLVLDYLFVFGGLGFPKLGVKAAAFSTILGLFVNLLILIVKSDFKIDFNIRKLKDYFKIIKQQILESIPLFGQEILEGSFFAVIMNSIVTRIGILELSIYLILNQLINFLFVPMHMYGSATLTMSSKAFGSKNYDELKKLPMTGALLSMSFYIVMSVFYIVSRKYLPNIISDDKNVIEGASDLMIFIIITHIFNPVMTMYKNALIAMKEAKFVLYQTTIINIFTVAIVFIFVYIFHLGLYGVFLSSFLNSLLVFVLFYIKLKKVIKR, encoded by the coding sequence ATGCTTTTTCAAGCCAAATCCAGTTTCAAAGAAAATATAAAGAAAATGAATATATTTGCCTTTCCTTTAATTATTCAATTTACGCTAAATTATATAATAGGCTTAATTGATCAGGCCTTTATCGGAAGAATTTCTACAGAAGCCTTCGGTGCTGTAGGTGTAGTTAATTCCTTTTTATACATGATAGGCGGTATTTTCGGAAGCCTTGCCGTAGTCCTTAATATCAGAGCCGGAAATGAAATAGGTTTGGGCAGAGACGAGGAGTTTAACTATGAATTTAAATCTTCTTTTATTCTTTCTGCTTTTATTGGAATTGTGTTTTTTATATTCATTCATATTTTTAAATCTCCCATTTTAATATTTTTATATGGCTTTGAAGGAGAAGCGTTGAAAGCAGGCGCAGATTTCTTTACATATATGAGCCCCTATCTTCTTTTGCAAATGCTGATTTTCGTGTTTAATCAATATTTTAAAGTAAAGGACAATACAAAATGGCTCCTTTATGGCTCTTTGATTGCCTCAATTATTAATTTAGTATTGGATTATCTTTTTGTTTTCGGCGGATTGGGCTTTCCAAAACTTGGAGTTAAGGCTGCGGCCTTTTCAACTATATTAGGTCTTTTTGTTAATTTACTTATATTAATAGTTAAAAGTGATTTTAAGATTGATTTTAATATCCGTAAGCTAAAGGACTATTTTAAAATAATCAAACAGCAGATTTTAGAAAGCATTCCTTTATTCGGGCAGGAAATACTGGAAGGCAGCTTTTTTGCCGTCATAATGAATTCCATCGTCACAAGAATAGGGATATTAGAGCTTTCCATTTATTTAATATTAAATCAGCTTATTAATTTTTTATTTGTTCCTATGCACATGTATGGTTCGGCTACGCTCACAATGTCAAGCAAAGCTTTCGGAAGCAAAAATTACGATGAGTTAAAGAAGCTCCCTATGACAGGCGCTCTTTTATCTATGTCTTTTTATATTGTTATGAGTGTGTTTTATATTGTTTCTAGAAAATACCTTCCTAATATTATATCCGATGATAAAAATGTAATAGAAGGGGCCTCTGATTTAATGATTTTTATAATCATCACTCATATTTTTAATCCTGTTATGACGATGTATAAAAATGCATTAATTGCCATGAAAGAAGCTAAATTTGTTTTATATCAAACCACCATTATAAATATTTTTACAGTGGCGATTGTATTTATATTTGTGTATATCTTTCATTTAGGCTTATATGGGGTTTTCCTTAGCAGCTTCCTTAATTCTTTGCTGGTTTTCGTGCTTTTTTATATTAAATTAAAAAAGGTCATAAAGCGTTAA
- a CDS encoding M24 family metallopeptidase, giving the protein MDYQNRINTIRKYMDTTGADLFITTPDANTEYLTGIPRYGSGHTRERQHSIEYSCLTVTENSLKAFMPHLKTLIAKAKLGNTKTNVDFVPFPDGDTEGEALINELSAMGLKGKTAGVTNDVPAAFILLLQNRLNMNVINLNQAIYDMRSIKDPDEIKIMKEAVEITDNVYNALIDAIIPGASVRELEHYIDILIERFGGSQSSFEGELNVHGPKAGHFVGFSHDTIEKGYVLGLDFGLMYKGYCTDFGRTVFIGEPSQEHIKIYNTVKAAHHLSISLMDHYHNGEEIDCAARDAIENAGYGKSFIHKLGHSIGMDVHERPFLAKGENKNLENNMIFAVEPSIYIPKSCFIRLEDQVIVSPDGGIIMSKISHDIKVIG; this is encoded by the coding sequence ATGGATTACCAAAATAGAATAAATACTATAAGAAAATATATGGATACAACGGGTGCCGACCTATTCATAACTACGCCCGATGCCAATACGGAATATTTAACGGGAATCCCCCGCTATGGAAGCGGCCATACCAGAGAGCGCCAGCACAGCATAGAATACTCCTGCCTTACTGTTACTGAAAATTCCCTAAAAGCATTTATGCCTCATTTGAAAACATTAATTGCAAAAGCAAAGCTTGGAAATACAAAAACCAACGTAGATTTTGTTCCTTTCCCCGATGGGGACACAGAAGGTGAAGCCCTTATAAACGAGCTTTCAGCAATGGGTCTTAAAGGAAAAACCGCAGGCGTTACCAATGACGTACCGGCGGCCTTCATTCTTTTACTGCAAAACCGCCTGAATATGAATGTTATAAATCTTAACCAAGCCATTTATGACATGCGAAGCATTAAAGACCCTGATGAAATAAAAATAATGAAAGAAGCCGTGGAAATAACCGACAATGTTTATAATGCTTTGATAGATGCGATTATTCCCGGCGCTTCTGTTCGTGAACTTGAGCATTATATCGATATCCTTATCGAAAGATTTGGGGGAAGCCAATCTTCTTTTGAAGGCGAACTTAATGTCCACGGCCCAAAGGCAGGGCATTTTGTTGGATTTTCTCACGATACTATAGAAAAGGGCTATGTCCTCGGCCTTGATTTTGGGCTCATGTATAAAGGCTATTGCACTGATTTTGGAAGAACCGTATTTATCGGTGAGCCAAGCCAGGAACATATTAAAATTTATAATACAGTAAAGGCGGCCCATCACCTTTCCATATCCCTCATGGATCATTACCACAACGGAGAGGAAATAGACTGTGCCGCAAGAGATGCTATAGAAAACGCTGGCTACGGTAAATCCTTTATCCATAAGCTGGGTCATTCCATAGGCATGGACGTTCACGAAAGACCGTTTCTTGCAAAAGGAGAAAATAAAAATCTCGAAAATAATATGATTTTTGCTGTTGAACCAAGTATTTACATACCGAAAAGCTGCTTTATCAGACTGGAAGACCAGGTAATCGTAAGCCCTGACGGCGGTATCATCATGAGTAAAATATCTCATGATATAAAAGTTATCGGGTAG
- a CDS encoding helix-turn-helix transcriptional regulator: protein MVKDSFKKYYDLFKPVMIAMQSLIGDSSEFILHDLSELQNSVTLVVGNITGRQIGAPTTNLVMEALEKYGDQAEDMLGYLSVSKDGRRLKSYTIFIRDENGKIVGCYCCNIDLTEFNIMENFLKNFCAINDPSENEKKSKTEVFAQEISDVVEDIIKYEISRYDRPVPHMNRADKIQLVTLLESKGVFDVKGAADIVSHYMGVSVFTVYNYLKEIRSSYRNGQAHNIDA, encoded by the coding sequence ATGGTAAAAGATAGTTTTAAAAAATATTATGATTTATTTAAACCTGTTATGATAGCGATGCAGTCGCTGATAGGCGACAGTTCCGAATTTATACTTCATGATTTAAGCGAGCTCCAAAACTCCGTAACTTTAGTAGTGGGCAATATAACAGGCAGACAAATCGGTGCCCCTACGACAAACTTAGTTATGGAGGCCCTGGAAAAATACGGAGATCAGGCAGAGGATATGCTTGGCTATCTTTCTGTATCCAAGGATGGAAGACGCTTAAAATCCTACACAATTTTTATAAGAGACGAAAACGGCAAAATCGTAGGCTGCTACTGTTGTAATATCGACCTTACAGAATTTAATATCATGGAAAATTTCCTTAAAAATTTCTGTGCCATAAATGACCCTTCAGAAAATGAGAAGAAATCAAAAACAGAGGTTTTTGCTCAGGAAATTTCAGATGTTGTAGAAGACATCATCAAATATGAAATAAGCCGCTATGATAGGCCGGTCCCTCATATGAATAGAGCAGACAAAATACAGCTTGTTACCCTTCTGGAATCAAAGGGTGTCTTTGATGTTAAGGGTGCAGCAGATATCGTTTCCCATTATATGGGCGTATCCGTATTTACAGTTTATAATTATTTAAAGGAGATAAGGAGCAGCTACAGAAATGGACAAGCCCACAACATTGATGCCTGA
- a CDS encoding HypC/HybG/HupF family hydrogenase formation chaperone — translation MCLAIPAKIMKIHNAHAEADIMGVRKKINILLVDDLHIGDKVMVHAGYAINKIDEAYFDFLENTLRKMTEDMP, via the coding sequence ATGTGCCTTGCCATACCTGCAAAAATAATGAAAATACACAATGCCCATGCAGAAGCAGATATTATGGGCGTTAGAAAAAAAATAAATATACTCCTTGTTGACGATTTGCACATCGGCGATAAGGTGATGGTTCATGCCGGATATGCCATTAATAAAATAGATGAAGCATATTTTGATTTCCTTGAAAACACCCTTAGGAAAATGACGGAGGATATGCCATGA
- a CDS encoding M24 family metallopeptidase codes for MNDVAKEKLNQATQYLDEYGIDMWLIFSSEGNDPAVSLLTGLKTVGRTFFILTREGKKYAVCTIIDAQESEDSGLFHEVIKYQGDPSKCLYELIDRLSPEKIAINYSIDDNLCDGLTLGRYRYLLNILGEKYSKRLVSSEPMLQRVRSIKSNAEIETIKKAIEITQEIFEEVFSQLRPGITEYQVGEMFIDGMSKRGVTLASTKDLSMPIVMKERIAHRAPGNAVLQEGDFLIMDFGIDYQGYCSDISRTVYFLKEGEADAPERFKEIFAAAHGAITEAFNTVKPGIKGYEVDVSARNYLLSKGMPEITHATGHQIGQFEHDGGTLFAPRWERYGSSPYGIVEKGMVFTLEPTILNDEGDYSVLCEEDILVTENGAEFLSKRQNELILIGKK; via the coding sequence ATGAATGATGTTGCAAAAGAAAAGCTTAATCAGGCCACTCAATATCTTGATGAATACGGCATCGACATGTGGCTGATTTTTTCAAGCGAAGGAAACGACCCTGCCGTAAGTCTTTTGACAGGGCTTAAAACAGTAGGCAGAACATTTTTCATTCTTACAAGAGAAGGAAAAAAATACGCGGTTTGCACTATTATAGATGCTCAAGAAAGCGAAGACAGCGGCCTTTTCCATGAAGTTATAAAATATCAGGGAGACCCTTCCAAATGTCTTTATGAGCTTATAGACAGGCTTTCCCCTGAAAAAATAGCAATCAATTACTCTATTGACGATAATCTTTGCGATGGGCTTACTTTGGGAAGATATCGCTATCTTTTAAATATCCTGGGAGAAAAATATTCTAAAAGACTTGTTTCATCTGAACCTATGCTTCAAAGAGTAAGAAGCATAAAAAGCAATGCTGAAATAGAAACAATCAAAAAAGCCATTGAAATAACCCAAGAAATATTTGAAGAGGTCTTTTCCCAGTTAAGGCCCGGCATTACAGAGTATCAGGTAGGAGAAATGTTTATAGACGGAATGAGTAAAAGAGGGGTTACTCTCGCTTCCACAAAAGACCTTTCCATGCCTATCGTAATGAAGGAAAGAATCGCCCACAGAGCGCCTGGAAACGCGGTTTTACAAGAAGGTGATTTTCTGATTATGGATTTTGGCATAGACTATCAAGGCTATTGCTCTGATATTTCCAGAACTGTATATTTCCTTAAAGAAGGAGAAGCAGATGCCCCCGAAAGATTTAAGGAGATTTTTGCCGCCGCCCATGGAGCCATTACGGAAGCTTTTAATACGGTTAAACCAGGTATAAAGGGCTATGAAGTTGATGTATCTGCAAGAAATTATCTTTTATCGAAAGGTATGCCTGAAATAACCCATGCAACAGGTCATCAAATCGGCCAGTTTGAACATGACGGCGGCACATTATTTGCGCCCCGCTGGGAACGCTACGGCTCGTCCCCTTACGGCATCGTGGAAAAAGGCATGGTCTTTACCCTCGAACCTACGATTTTAAATGATGAAGGCGATTACAGCGTTCTTTGCGAGGAAGATATTTTAGTTACTGAAAACGGTGCGGAGTTTTTAAGTAAAAGACAGAACGAACTTATCCTGATTGGAAAGAAATAA
- a CDS encoding M24 family metallopeptidase has product MDKPTTLMPDTLRENENSALLILSPENRRYLTGMKTSFGAVLAAGNNEIWFFTDFRYALSAKSLSEKKGFHFIEADSISLYDKINALIESLGIKRLFIEDNFISYALFKKLSRELKAELFSYEGIIDEIRYIKTPEEIALIKESQLIAEKSLKNTLDILKPGITEKEGAAYLTYELLKNGSENGEFGIIFASGENSAIPHAVPGERRIQKGDFILIDFGAIYEGYYSDITRTVVIGEPADKMRMIYEIVLKANKSAVKEIKPGAACKDIDKKAREIITQAGYGKYFGHNLGHGLGLKIHEEPKLSPASSRILEKGNAVTVEPGIYLPGEFGVRIEDLICVTEKGYENLTSFPSELLVLYG; this is encoded by the coding sequence ATGGACAAGCCCACAACATTGATGCCTGATACCCTTAGAGAAAATGAAAATTCTGCTCTTCTTATTTTATCCCCTGAAAACAGAAGATACCTCACGGGAATGAAAACGTCTTTCGGTGCCGTTTTAGCTGCAGGCAATAACGAAATATGGTTTTTTACAGATTTTCGCTATGCCCTTTCGGCTAAATCCCTATCTGAGAAAAAAGGCTTTCATTTTATTGAAGCAGACAGTATAAGCTTATACGATAAAATAAATGCCCTTATAGAAAGCCTTGGAATTAAAAGGCTTTTTATAGAGGATAACTTTATTTCTTATGCCCTTTTCAAAAAGCTCAGCCGCGAACTTAAGGCGGAGCTTTTTAGCTATGAAGGGATAATCGATGAAATAAGATATATAAAAACGCCGGAAGAAATAGCGCTTATTAAGGAATCTCAGTTAATAGCGGAAAAATCTCTAAAAAATACCTTGGATATTTTAAAGCCCGGGATTACGGAAAAAGAAGGGGCCGCCTACCTTACTTATGAGCTTTTAAAAAACGGCTCTGAAAATGGTGAATTTGGCATAATATTTGCCTCCGGCGAAAATTCTGCTATTCCCCATGCTGTACCCGGCGAAAGAAGGATTCAAAAAGGCGATTTCATTCTCATTGATTTTGGAGCAATCTATGAAGGCTACTACAGTGACATCACAAGAACCGTTGTCATAGGAGAACCTGCGGATAAAATGAGAATGATATATGAAATAGTTCTAAAGGCAAATAAAAGCGCTGTAAAAGAAATAAAACCAGGCGCTGCATGTAAAGATATTGATAAAAAAGCAAGGGAAATTATAACCCAAGCAGGCTACGGAAAGTATTTCGGCCATAATCTTGGTCACGGCCTTGGACTTAAGATTCATGAAGAGCCAAAGCTCTCCCCCGCATCAAGCCGCATATTGGAAAAAGGAAATGCAGTTACCGTTGAACCTGGAATATACCTTCCCGGAGAATTCGGAGTAAGAATAGAAGATTTGATTTGTGTTACTGAAAAGGGTTATGAAAATCTGACAAGCTTTCCTTCGGAACTTTTAGTTTTATATGGTTAG
- the hypD gene encoding hydrogenase formation protein HypD: MTKEEKNLIKKLIENINHFVTREVRIMEICGTHTHEIGKLGLRSLLNPHIKLISGPGCPVCVTGAEYIDALIYLLKEKNVTVITFGDLLRVKGSTESLEDQKGSGRKIITVYSPEEALYIAKNNPEENMVFAAVGFETTAPIYGALIKEARNEGIKNLFFLTSLKRMEPAIRHILNDKDANIDGMLCPGHVAAITGISQFLPITAEYRIPAAICGFEAMDIIGSMNILLNQIMDKEPVQFINTYKRCVNDEGNLAAIRIINEVFEISHANWRGIGPIENSAFCLKEEFSDFDALKRFNLNLKKSAGSFPKGCECGNVLTGKKSPDMCANFGKYCTPDRPLGPCMISSEGACAAYHRYN, from the coding sequence ATGACAAAAGAGGAAAAGAACTTGATTAAAAAACTAATAGAAAACATCAATCATTTTGTAACGAGAGAAGTCCGTATTATGGAAATATGCGGAACCCATACCCATGAAATAGGAAAATTAGGGCTCAGAAGCCTTTTAAACCCTCATATAAAGCTTATTTCAGGCCCCGGATGCCCTGTTTGCGTTACCGGGGCAGAATATATCGATGCGCTGATTTATCTTTTAAAAGAAAAAAATGTTACGGTTATCACTTTTGGGGATTTGCTGAGGGTTAAAGGAAGCACAGAAAGCCTTGAAGACCAGAAGGGGTCGGGAAGAAAAATCATAACGGTCTATTCTCCGGAAGAGGCCCTTTATATTGCAAAAAATAATCCGGAAGAAAATATGGTATTTGCCGCCGTGGGCTTTGAAACCACAGCGCCTATTTACGGCGCATTAATTAAAGAAGCCAGAAATGAAGGAATTAAAAATCTGTTTTTTCTTACGTCCCTTAAACGAATGGAGCCTGCAATAAGGCATATTTTAAATGACAAAGATGCAAATATTGACGGCATGCTTTGCCCTGGGCATGTTGCGGCAATAACGGGAATAAGCCAGTTTCTTCCTATAACTGCGGAATATAGAATCCCTGCCGCCATATGCGGCTTTGAGGCTATGGATATTATAGGCTCCATGAACATACTTTTAAATCAGATTATGGATAAAGAGCCTGTTCAATTTATAAATACATATAAAAGATGCGTAAATGACGAAGGGAATTTAGCAGCTATTCGTATAATAAACGAAGTTTTTGAAATATCTCATGCCAATTGGAGAGGCATAGGGCCTATAGAAAATTCGGCATTTTGTTTAAAAGAAGAATTTTCAGATTTTGACGCACTGAAAAGATTTAATTTGAATCTGAAGAAAAGCGCCGGCTCTTTTCCAAAAGGGTGCGAATGCGGGAATGTTCTCACAGGCAAGAAAAGCCCTGATATGTGTGCTAATTTTGGAAAATACTGTACTCCTGACCGGCCCTTAGGTCCTTGCATGATTTCTTCCGAAGGAGCTTGCGCGGCGTATCATAGATATAATTAA
- the hypF gene encoding carbamoyltransferase HypF has protein sequence MNDSERCIITLTGIVQGVGMRPFVFRKAKELKINGWVENQGSRVLIDAEGKKENIQKLIKTLNHCPENAKISEISISYEELKGYSNFYIKNSTDEHNTAKFIPPDIAVCPKCIEEFNDINNKRYQYPFISCTDCGPRYSIINSLPYDRKSITMNAFELCAECTYEYREPLDRRFHAQTNCCPNCGPVLKLLDASGKEIHTESPGIQAQKLIGEGKLLAVKGIGGYHLCCNAKSSEAVGRLRNLKKRPHKPLAIMAKDIEAVYEICHISNKEKEILTGEKKPILLLRKKYPEILPEAIAPNQKSLGVMLPYAPIHFFLFSEDIKYLIMTSGNVSGSPISYKDEDALQALKGIADYFLVHNREVNMPVDDSVIKVIREEEVLMRCGRGYAPVTLPLDSDYNIMALGSEQKSSICVAGKGFSAISQYLGDLKEYKAYQVFENQIAYFKQFFNYTPEIYVHDMNADYISSCYGKKNKEKRIAVQHHHAHMAGCMAENKLFCDAIGIIYDGTGLGTDEALWGGEFFTGSLSGFKRVGHLKYTKLQGGDSVVQEPWRCAANYLFSMGIDPSEYLKEIKKENLDFIYKAMENNIKCFQSSSMGRFFDCVSALCGFQSKITYDAQAAIELEGIADEGIKEFYGYAIAFEKEGIMLEYEDILKEILADIKKDTPSSIIASKFHNTIIEATSDCACKIRGKSGLQDIVLSGGVFENTYILEGLIYKLESLGFHVYHHHLTPANDGGLAFGQAAAASFMMKEDKKERAV, from the coding sequence GTGAATGACAGTGAGCGGTGTATTATTACTTTAACAGGAATTGTACAAGGGGTCGGTATGAGACCCTTTGTTTTTCGTAAGGCCAAAGAATTAAAAATAAACGGATGGGTCGAAAACCAAGGCTCAAGGGTCTTAATCGACGCAGAAGGAAAGAAAGAAAATATTCAAAAGCTTATAAAAACATTAAACCATTGCCCTGAAAACGCCAAAATTTCAGAAATCAGCATTTCTTATGAGGAACTTAAGGGATACTCGAACTTTTATATAAAAAACAGTACAGATGAGCATAATACGGCTAAATTTATTCCGCCTGATATTGCAGTATGCCCCAAATGTATAGAGGAGTTTAATGATATAAACAATAAAAGATATCAATACCCTTTTATAAGCTGTACGGACTGCGGGCCGAGATATTCCATAATAAACAGCCTGCCTTATGACAGAAAAAGCATTACCATGAATGCATTTGAACTGTGTGCAGAATGTACCTATGAATATAGGGAGCCTCTGGATAGAAGATTTCACGCCCAAACCAATTGCTGCCCAAACTGCGGTCCCGTTTTAAAGCTTTTAGATGCTTCAGGGAAAGAAATTCATACTGAATCCCCCGGGATACAGGCGCAAAAGCTTATAGGAGAAGGAAAGCTGCTTGCTGTAAAGGGTATAGGCGGCTACCATTTATGCTGTAATGCGAAGTCTTCGGAAGCGGTAGGCCGCCTTAGAAATCTAAAAAAGAGGCCCCATAAGCCCTTGGCAATTATGGCAAAAGATATTGAAGCCGTATACGAAATATGCCATATATCCAATAAAGAAAAGGAAATACTAACAGGAGAGAAAAAGCCTATCCTGCTGCTTCGTAAAAAATATCCTGAAATATTACCGGAAGCAATCGCACCGAATCAGAAATCCCTTGGGGTAATGCTTCCCTATGCGCCTATTCATTTCTTTTTGTTTTCAGAGGATATAAAATATCTGATTATGACAAGCGGAAATGTAAGCGGCTCCCCCATAAGCTATAAGGACGAAGATGCACTACAGGCTCTTAAAGGCATTGCAGACTATTTTTTAGTTCATAATAGAGAAGTTAATATGCCTGTTGATGATTCTGTCATCAAAGTCATAAGGGAAGAAGAAGTCCTCATGAGATGCGGAAGGGGCTACGCTCCTGTTACCCTTCCTTTAGATTCCGACTATAATATTATGGCTTTGGGGTCAGAACAGAAAAGCTCCATTTGTGTCGCCGGCAAGGGGTTTTCCGCCATAAGCCAGTATTTGGGAGATTTAAAAGAATATAAGGCCTATCAGGTCTTCGAAAACCAAATTGCGTATTTTAAGCAGTTTTTTAATTATACTCCGGAGATTTATGTCCATGATATGAATGCTGATTATATCTCCTCATGTTATGGAAAGAAAAACAAAGAAAAAAGAATTGCCGTACAGCATCATCATGCCCATATGGCAGGGTGCATGGCTGAAAATAAATTATTCTGTGATGCTATAGGAATTATTTACGATGGAACCGGCCTTGGAACAGATGAAGCCCTGTGGGGCGGTGAATTTTTTACCGGCTCATTATCGGGTTTTAAAAGGGTAGGGCATTTGAAATATACGAAGCTTCAAGGGGGAGACAGCGTAGTTCAAGAGCCTTGGCGGTGTGCCGCTAATTATCTTTTTTCCATGGGTATTGACCCTTCTGAATATTTAAAAGAGATTAAAAAGGAAAATTTAGATTTTATATATAAGGCAATGGAAAATAATATAAAATGCTTTCAGTCCTCCAGTATGGGAAGGTTTTTTGACTGTGTTTCGGCCCTTTGCGGCTTTCAAAGTAAAATTACTTATGATGCCCAGGCGGCTATAGAGCTTGAAGGGATAGCAGATGAAGGCATTAAAGAATTTTACGGATATGCCATAGCTTTCGAAAAGGAAGGCATTATGCTTGAATATGAAGATATACTCAAAGAAATATTAGCAGATATTAAAAAAGATACTCCTAGTTCTATTATAGCTTCAAAATTTCATAATACCATCATAGAAGCTACATCAGACTGTGCCTGTAAAATAAGGGGAAAAAGCGGACTTCAAGACATTGTTTTAAGCGGCGGTGTTTTTGAAAACACCTATATTTTAGAAGGGTTAATTTATAAATTGGAAAGCTTGGGATTTCATGTTTATCATCATCATTTAACCCCTGCAAATGACGGAGGATTAGCCTTCGGACAAGCTGCCGCAGCATCTTTCATGATGAAAGAGGATAAAAAAGAAAGGGCGGTTTAA
- the hypE gene encoding hydrogenase expression/formation protein HypE, protein MNQKITLRHGDGGRHTGRLIHDIFYKHFHNDILNGYQDSAIFNIGRQRYAFTTDSFVVNPIFFKGGDIGKLAVCGTVNDLAAAGALPLYLSAGFIIEEGFEIDKLDMISQSMENICKDIGINIVAGDTKVLEKGHVDGVYINTSGIGKVHEEFIPREITEGDEIILTGTIAEHGTSILIDRLNLDLAGDLKSDCAPLTEIIKALDSNLSRVKLMRDPTRGGIATVLCEISESHHIGAVIEEDKIPIRPSVAAVHELLGTDPLYFASEGRMIIIAEKGYGKSILEILKNTESCKDAQIIGTFNEKYSKICLRTYIGGERIVSMLENQMISRIC, encoded by the coding sequence ATGAACCAGAAAATTACCCTGCGCCACGGCGACGGAGGCCGGCATACCGGAAGGCTCATTCATGATATATTTTATAAGCATTTTCATAATGACATATTAAACGGTTATCAGGATTCCGCTATTTTTAACATAGGAAGACAAAGATATGCCTTTACTACGGATAGCTTCGTAGTAAACCCTATATTTTTTAAGGGAGGAGATATTGGAAAGCTTGCCGTCTGCGGCACGGTAAACGATTTGGCCGCGGCAGGGGCATTACCCCTTTATTTAAGCGCCGGATTTATAATTGAAGAAGGTTTTGAAATAGATAAGCTGGATATGATTTCCCAATCCATGGAAAATATATGCAAGGACATAGGAATCAATATTGTTGCGGGGGATACGAAGGTTCTGGAAAAGGGTCATGTTGACGGCGTGTATATAAACACCTCAGGGATCGGCAAAGTGCACGAAGAATTCATACCGAGAGAAATAACCGAAGGCGATGAAATAATTCTTACAGGAACCATAGCGGAGCATGGCACTTCCATTTTAATTGACAGGCTTAATCTTGATTTGGCGGGAGATTTAAAAAGCGATTGCGCACCTCTTACGGAAATTATAAAGGCCCTCGACAGCAATTTGAGCCGTGTAAAGCTTATGAGAGACCCTACCAGGGGAGGAATTGCCACCGTTTTATGTGAAATTTCAGAAAGCCATCATATCGGTGCTGTTATAGAAGAGGATAAGATTCCTATACGGCCTTCTGTAGCGGCGGTTCACGAGCTTTTGGGGACGGATCCCCTATATTTTGCAAGCGAAGGCCGGATGATTATAATCGCTGAAAAAGGCTATGGAAAAAGCATACTTGAAATATTGAAAAATACTGAAAGCTGCAAAGATGCTCAAATCATAGGTACTTTTAATGAAAAATACAGCAAAATATGCCTTAGGACCTATATCGGAGGGGAACGTATAGTAAGCATGCTTGAAAATCAAATGATTTCAAGGATTTGCTGA